In Paenibacillus sp. BIC5C1, a genomic segment contains:
- a CDS encoding carbohydrate ABC transporter permease has translation MNTRWNEKLRRNGFGWALVLPSLLFLGMFTYYPMLKSAWLSLFEQNLAVRTPVFVGMDNYKALLHDPVFVEVFRNNIWFAVGTVPVSMALAFVMALFADKAIRGKGLVRIAFFYPNMIPMIAAASIWLFLYMPQFGLFARFASWFTGSEVNLLGNPDTVLGSLIVMTVWKEAGYFMIFYLAGLQQIPKDLYESASVDGIGVLTQQLRITIPLTMPTTLFVTVVAITNAFKWVDHLWMMTKGGPDHASSLLLYYIYETTFSFNDQGMAAAMTVVMIVLLLVISCFQFAGWERKIHYQ, from the coding sequence ATGAATACCCGTTGGAACGAAAAGCTTAGGCGGAACGGGTTTGGGTGGGCACTTGTGTTACCATCCCTTCTGTTTCTTGGCATGTTCACCTATTATCCGATGCTAAAATCGGCATGGCTCAGTCTGTTTGAGCAGAATTTGGCCGTTCGCACGCCTGTATTTGTAGGAATGGACAACTATAAGGCATTGCTGCATGATCCTGTTTTTGTTGAAGTGTTCCGAAATAACATCTGGTTTGCGGTCGGTACGGTTCCCGTCTCGATGGCGCTGGCCTTTGTAATGGCGTTGTTTGCAGATAAAGCGATCCGGGGCAAAGGTCTGGTCCGTATTGCTTTTTTCTACCCGAATATGATTCCAATGATCGCCGCTGCGAGCATTTGGCTGTTTCTTTATATGCCTCAGTTTGGTTTGTTTGCCCGGTTTGCTTCCTGGTTCACAGGAAGCGAGGTTAATCTGCTTGGCAATCCGGATACGGTGCTTGGCTCGCTGATTGTGATGACTGTCTGGAAGGAGGCCGGATATTTCATGATCTTTTATCTGGCTGGCCTGCAGCAGATTCCGAAAGATCTTTACGAGTCGGCTTCGGTAGACGGGATCGGCGTGTTGACGCAGCAGCTGCGGATCACCATTCCATTGACGATGCCCACAACGCTGTTTGTCACCGTCGTCGCGATTACGAATGCCTTCAAATGGGTGGATCATCTGTGGATGATGACCAAGGGAGGGCCTGATCATGCCAGCAGCTTGCTTCTATATTATATCTATGAGACGACTTTCAGTTTCAATGACCAGGGGATGGCGGCAGCTATGACCGTGGTGATGATTGTTCTGCTTCTTGTCATATCCTGCTTCCAATTTGCGGGATGGGAACGCAAAATTCATTATCAGTAG
- a CDS encoding carbohydrate ABC transporter permease: MKNAAELSLSAKLRPEKAKQSLNRKFRFARRRRIAGQALWHAIMLLFAAAWLIPLIWMLRNAFLPKDASIGAGWSWDFTLDNFSRVWQGAPFGQYMWNTLLVTSGIFAVQIVTLTLAAYAFARVAFVGRNIVFMLFLVQIMVPSDVLIFSNYQIINELGLLDTKIGIMLPYFASAFGVFLLRQAFKQLPYELDEAARVEGCSSLGILLRIYMPLSRPVYLSFAIVSISFHWNDFLWPLIVTNSPENRLLTVGLAMFAKSTEAGAQWTDVSAATLIVTAPMLIGFLLFQRQFISSFMHSGIKG; encoded by the coding sequence ATGAAAAATGCTGCCGAGCTGTCCTTGTCCGCTAAATTGCGGCCTGAAAAGGCCAAGCAGTCGCTGAATCGGAAGTTTAGATTCGCAAGGCGCCGTCGGATAGCCGGACAAGCGTTGTGGCATGCAATTATGTTGTTGTTTGCTGCGGCTTGGCTGATTCCGCTAATATGGATGCTGCGCAATGCCTTTCTACCAAAGGATGCGTCCATTGGCGCAGGTTGGTCCTGGGATTTTACGCTGGATAATTTCAGTCGGGTTTGGCAAGGGGCACCGTTCGGACAATACATGTGGAATACGCTACTGGTAACCTCAGGAATATTTGCAGTTCAGATTGTTACATTAACCCTGGCAGCATATGCGTTTGCCCGTGTTGCTTTTGTTGGGCGGAATATTGTATTTATGCTCTTTCTCGTCCAGATTATGGTCCCATCGGATGTACTCATCTTCTCTAACTACCAAATCATTAACGAGTTGGGACTGCTGGATACAAAGATCGGTATTATGCTGCCTTATTTCGCTTCTGCGTTTGGAGTGTTCCTCTTAAGGCAGGCCTTTAAGCAGCTTCCGTACGAACTGGATGAGGCTGCGCGTGTAGAGGGCTGCTCTTCACTAGGCATTCTGCTGCGTATTTATATGCCGCTGTCGAGGCCCGTCTATCTTTCGTTTGCGATTGTTTCCATCAGCTTTCACTGGAACGACTTTCTTTGGCCGCTTATTGTGACGAATTCCCCGGAAAATCGTCTGCTGACTGTAGGTCTGGCGATGTTTGCAAAATCAACCGAAGCAGGTGCGCAGTGGACGGATGTCAGCGCAGCAACCCTGATTGTAACTGCCCCGATGCTGATTGGCTTTCTGTTGTTCCAGCGACAGTTTATCAGCAGCTTTATGCATTCGGGCATCAAAGGATAA
- a CDS encoding metallophosphoesterase family protein has translation MRLMVMGDLHYSSELIEADDQMIEAREDFYTDYLSEFLAFSADYHLSIGDLTHAGELSEFDFIMSKVKSELLQGEFLYALGNHDTHTCSKADLQARTGQHRYLAIEEEEAVLLVLDTAREDPDHWGGMIDEEQLNWLREQMNRYGHKPLLVFAHHPVYATTARSTEPMMSIDAALDIWSILNEHQGPGIFFNGHNHVQSVFQRDHWHFVQLAAVPDIPAVLLVNLQEQQLSINTILLKGTPYQELANIFVKGMYDYEPHPDAKGDGHSAELLVSLSFQKKGMTP, from the coding sequence ATGAGACTGATGGTAATGGGCGATTTGCACTATTCTAGCGAGCTGATAGAGGCCGATGATCAGATGATTGAGGCCAGGGAGGATTTCTATACCGATTATCTGTCGGAGTTTTTGGCATTCTCCGCTGACTATCACCTGTCTATTGGTGATCTGACACATGCCGGCGAACTCTCGGAGTTCGATTTTATTATGAGCAAGGTAAAAAGTGAGCTACTGCAAGGTGAATTTCTATATGCACTGGGCAATCATGATACGCATACCTGTTCCAAGGCCGATCTACAGGCAAGGACGGGACAGCATCGCTATCTGGCCATTGAAGAAGAGGAGGCAGTGCTGCTGGTACTGGACACTGCACGTGAGGATCCCGACCATTGGGGCGGCATGATCGATGAAGAACAACTGAACTGGCTGCGCGAACAAATGAACAGGTACGGACATAAGCCGCTGCTCGTGTTCGCCCATCATCCGGTATACGCTACAACGGCCAGATCCACGGAGCCGATGATGTCTATTGATGCTGCACTCGATATCTGGTCAATACTGAATGAACATCAAGGACCGGGCATTTTCTTTAACGGACATAACCACGTTCAGTCTGTCTTTCAACGTGATCATTGGCATTTCGTACAATTGGCAGCCGTACCGGATATCCCTGCGGTTCTGCTCGTGAACCTTCAGGAGCAGCAGTTGAGCATCAATACTATTTTGCTGAAGGGGACACCGTATCAGGAGCTGGCGAACATTTTTGTCAAAGGCATGTATGATTATGAACCCCATCCTGATGCCAAAGGCGACGGTCATTCCGCAGAACTGCTAGTATCACTATCCTTTCAGAAGAAAGGGATGACGCCATGA
- a CDS encoding Gfo/Idh/MocA family oxidoreductase, giving the protein MTRRRVRLAIVGGNRGASFLNALHSLADRIDLTATCDLNELVLEQWKGIFPGIRTYSDYSEMLQDASIDAVFVISPMHMHARHSIDALNAGKHVLSEVIAVQSLEEAWELVETVERTGLKYMMSENYCFSRSNLMVNYMAQQGLFGEITHVEGGYIHDLRHLIHHPDGSLTWRGQLHHNYNGVNYPTHSIGPAAQWIGLNKPGGDRLKNISTQVSKPRALQNYFSEQFGKDHPAAREGYWSQGDSAVAALVTENGVLITLRIDWVSVRPHNKTHYMLQGTKGAYLSARHPYEEDLVWLQNRSPVNGEDGSEVWENMSCYQPEYDHPKWKQWGHLAAGTKHGGGDFLVLEEFISAIQENRSPLVDVYDAVTWSAVFFLSMQSVKQGGNTVSFPDFRVKAGYTG; this is encoded by the coding sequence ATGACCCGCAGGAGGGTAAGGCTGGCTATAGTTGGAGGCAACCGGGGGGCAAGCTTTTTGAATGCCTTGCATTCTCTTGCTGACCGAATTGATCTTACGGCTACTTGTGATTTGAATGAACTGGTCCTGGAGCAGTGGAAAGGGATTTTTCCGGGGATCAGAACGTATAGCGACTATTCGGAAATGCTGCAGGACGCTTCCATTGATGCAGTCTTTGTAATTAGCCCCATGCATATGCATGCTCGACATTCCATTGATGCACTGAACGCAGGCAAGCATGTGTTAAGTGAGGTGATTGCAGTGCAGTCACTTGAGGAGGCTTGGGAATTGGTCGAGACAGTGGAGCGCACAGGTTTGAAATATATGATGTCCGAAAATTATTGCTTCTCCAGGTCCAATCTTATGGTTAATTATATGGCGCAGCAAGGTTTATTCGGGGAGATTACCCATGTAGAGGGTGGTTATATTCATGATTTACGTCATCTAATTCATCATCCGGACGGCTCGCTTACATGGCGAGGACAACTCCACCACAATTATAACGGGGTCAATTATCCGACGCATTCGATTGGGCCTGCCGCGCAGTGGATCGGGCTGAATAAACCGGGAGGAGATCGGCTTAAAAACATCTCGACGCAAGTCTCCAAACCGAGGGCTTTGCAGAATTATTTCAGCGAGCAGTTTGGCAAGGACCATCCTGCTGCCCGTGAAGGCTACTGGAGTCAAGGGGATTCAGCCGTCGCCGCGCTGGTGACCGAGAATGGCGTTCTGATTACGCTGCGTATCGACTGGGTCTCCGTCCGTCCACATAATAAAACTCATTATATGCTTCAGGGAACCAAGGGAGCGTACTTGTCCGCGCGTCATCCCTATGAGGAAGATCTCGTATGGCTGCAGAACCGATCTCCGGTAAACGGAGAGGATGGCTCAGAAGTATGGGAGAACATGTCCTGTTATCAGCCTGAATATGATCATCCCAAATGGAAGCAGTGGGGCCACTTAGCGGCGGGCACGAAGCATGGCGGGGGTGATTTTCTGGTGCTGGAAGAATTCATCTCGGCGATTCAGGAAAACCGCAGCCCGCTGGTTGATGTGTATGATGCCGTGACCTGGAGCGCGGTCTTTTTCCTCTCCATGCAATCCGTGAAGCAGGGCGGGAACACGGTGTCCTTTCCGGACTTTAGAGTAAAGGCAGGCTATACAGGATGA
- a CDS encoding GNAT family N-acetyltransferase — protein sequence MRNERSKLVMKKDTLADLPQLNIPEGYSLRSFQSGDVTEWEHVIRISFAREIAFGDKIGFQPPFLPEKILFLCYQGLAVATAVAWEKEDRDIDCGYLHMVGALPGHSGKGLGYTIALAALHRMRDEGKQAALLETDDFRLPAIAIYLRLGFIPLFMEDGHSGRWEKVFNELMS from the coding sequence ATGAGGAATGAACGTTCCAAGTTGGTCATGAAAAAGGATACTTTGGCAGATCTGCCGCAGCTGAACATACCGGAAGGCTACAGCTTAAGATCGTTTCAATCCGGTGATGTAACGGAGTGGGAGCATGTGATCCGAATTTCTTTTGCCAGGGAGATTGCCTTCGGTGACAAGATCGGATTTCAGCCTCCGTTTTTGCCGGAGAAGATTCTGTTTCTCTGTTATCAGGGACTTGCTGTTGCCACTGCTGTAGCATGGGAGAAAGAGGACAGGGATATCGATTGTGGATATCTGCATATGGTGGGCGCTCTGCCGGGGCACTCCGGGAAAGGGTTGGGGTATACCATTGCCCTGGCGGCCTTGCATCGAATGAGAGATGAGGGGAAGCAAGCGGCCCTGCTTGAGACGGATGACTTCAGGCTTCCTGCAATTGCAATCTATCTCCGATTGGGATTTATTCCTTTATTCATGGAGGATGGGCACAGCGGCCGCTGGGAAAAGGTATTTAACGAACTGATGAGTTAA
- a CDS encoding amino acid permease, with the protein MESKQLSRGLKPRHVELIALGGTIGVGLFMGSASTIKWAGPSVLLAYLLAGIIIFFVMRIMGEMLIQEPVTGSFATFAHKYISPLAGFLTAWSYWFLWVTVGMAEVTAIGIYVGYWFPDIPQWLPALAGVLIIAAANLAAVKYYGEFEFWFALIKVTAIIFMIVIGTGLIFFGWGNGGQPIGLSNLVSHGGFFPGGIKGFLFALCIVTAAYQGVEMVGITAGEAENPKITLRKAIKNIVWRILIFYVGAIFVIVTLYPWNEVGETGSPFVLTFAKVGIVAAAGMINFVVLTAAMSGCNSGIYSAGRMLYTLAENGQAPVFFKKLSKGGVPRNSIIITISLLLVGVVLNYLMPDSKLFLYIYSASVLPGMVPWFALAFSQFRFRKRWGNEMGDHNFKSKWFPISNYIIIVYLTLVIIGMAFNPDTRLPLIVGATFMAIVVIGYFVFGIGKRQRVDEGEDH; encoded by the coding sequence TTGGAATCCAAGCAACTATCTAGAGGGCTAAAGCCCCGCCACGTAGAGCTGATTGCACTCGGAGGTACGATCGGGGTCGGATTGTTCATGGGATCGGCAAGTACGATCAAATGGGCAGGTCCTTCGGTACTGCTGGCCTATTTGCTGGCCGGGATCATTATCTTTTTTGTCATGCGTATTATGGGGGAAATGCTGATTCAGGAGCCTGTCACCGGTTCATTTGCCACATTTGCTCACAAGTATATCAGTCCGCTGGCCGGGTTCCTGACTGCCTGGAGTTATTGGTTCCTCTGGGTAACGGTTGGTATGGCTGAAGTCACCGCGATTGGGATTTATGTAGGCTACTGGTTCCCGGATATACCACAATGGCTGCCTGCCTTGGCTGGCGTGCTCATTATTGCAGCAGCGAATCTGGCAGCGGTAAAGTACTATGGAGAATTCGAATTCTGGTTTGCGCTGATCAAGGTGACAGCGATTATCTTCATGATCGTGATCGGAACCGGACTCATCTTCTTCGGCTGGGGGAACGGAGGACAGCCCATTGGGCTATCAAATCTGGTGAGCCATGGCGGATTTTTCCCAGGAGGGATCAAAGGTTTCCTATTTGCCCTGTGTATCGTAACGGCTGCTTACCAGGGCGTTGAAATGGTAGGTATTACGGCAGGTGAAGCGGAAAATCCGAAGATCACGCTGCGTAAAGCGATCAAAAATATCGTGTGGCGTATTCTCATTTTTTACGTTGGGGCCATCTTTGTCATCGTGACATTGTACCCTTGGAATGAAGTTGGAGAGACGGGAAGTCCGTTTGTACTGACATTTGCCAAAGTCGGGATTGTCGCTGCTGCGGGAATGATTAACTTTGTCGTGCTTACCGCTGCGATGTCGGGATGTAACAGTGGGATCTATAGTGCAGGACGTATGCTTTACACACTTGCGGAGAATGGACAGGCACCGGTCTTTTTCAAAAAGCTGTCCAAAGGCGGGGTTCCCCGCAACAGTATTATCATCACGATTTCCTTGCTGCTGGTGGGTGTGGTACTCAACTATCTGATGCCGGACTCCAAACTGTTCCTGTACATCTATAGCGCAAGTGTTCTTCCGGGGATGGTTCCGTGGTTCGCGTTGGCCTTCAGCCAGTTCCGATTCAGAAAGCGTTGGGGCAATGAGATGGGAGACCACAATTTTAAATCCAAATGGTTCCCCATCAGCAACTATATCATCATCGTATATCTGACGCTTGTCATTATTGGTATGGCATTTAACCCGGATACGCGGTTACCCCTAATTGTCGGGGCTACATTTATGGCGATCGTTGTGATCGGATATTTCGTATTTGGCATAGGAAAAAGACAGCGGGTAGATGAAGGCGAAGATCATTAA
- a CDS encoding dienelactone hydrolase family protein, with translation MRTLEWIYLIFNVVMLVWLIGGWNKPRKMVWGGWVISVVLLLVHGVSEGFRWPMIPAYLLTLVPLFVLIAKRSKSAGVRKFGRVRIIGTSLLVLVYAAVTMGLPLLFPVFSFDKPTGPYGIGTLSYDWTDESREELLTSTAEDKRELMVQIWYPTDKDTKGTTAPYVNDPKVYATAFNDVLKLPKLLFSSLSQVKTHAIQEASLSNAEAKYPVILFSHGLHGYENQNTFQVEQLVSQGYIVVGINHTYSSLVSVFPNGRVAQFESESKEGFDQLQFSYMDKLNETWVKDAQFVLDQVENLATNDSNGRFNGHMDLDNIGMFGHSFGGATTVQMLMDDPRVKAGMNMDGVLFGEKRIPAEGVGKPFLMMSADTTVAGTSVMSDDEIEAMGTTRPEAEKYYKEVYARYEPVTAGGNYWMELSNTKHLSFSDLYLISPILEWSQGVDAKGAHQIVNDTTIDFFNHYLKGQPLQLDSEVGEHASYSLKKG, from the coding sequence ATGAGAACTCTAGAATGGATTTATCTTATTTTCAATGTAGTGATGCTGGTGTGGTTGATTGGGGGCTGGAACAAACCTCGGAAAATGGTGTGGGGAGGATGGGTCATATCGGTTGTATTATTGCTGGTGCATGGGGTGAGTGAGGGATTTCGTTGGCCCATGATTCCGGCGTATCTTCTCACACTGGTTCCACTGTTTGTGTTAATCGCTAAGAGGTCAAAATCAGCTGGCGTGCGGAAATTCGGACGTGTTCGAATCATTGGAACATCGCTATTGGTATTGGTATACGCTGCCGTGACGATGGGGCTACCACTTCTGTTTCCGGTATTTTCATTTGATAAACCAACAGGACCTTACGGAATCGGTACGCTATCCTACGATTGGACGGATGAGAGCCGGGAGGAATTGCTGACGAGTACAGCCGAAGACAAACGGGAACTGATGGTGCAGATCTGGTATCCAACGGATAAAGACACAAAGGGAACAACGGCTCCTTACGTCAATGATCCGAAAGTGTATGCAACAGCCTTTAATGATGTGCTGAAGCTGCCAAAGCTTCTATTTTCAAGCCTGAGTCAAGTCAAAACCCATGCCATTCAGGAAGCATCATTGTCTAATGCGGAAGCCAAGTATCCGGTTATTCTTTTCTCACATGGTCTGCATGGTTATGAAAATCAAAATACGTTCCAGGTGGAGCAACTGGTCAGCCAAGGTTATATTGTTGTGGGTATTAATCATACGTACAGTAGTCTGGTCTCTGTGTTCCCGAATGGGCGAGTGGCGCAATTTGAATCGGAGAGCAAGGAAGGCTTCGATCAACTGCAATTCAGTTATATGGACAAGCTCAACGAGACATGGGTGAAGGATGCGCAATTTGTGCTGGATCAAGTGGAGAATTTGGCTACCAATGATTCAAACGGACGTTTTAACGGTCATATGGATCTGGACAACATCGGCATGTTTGGACATTCATTTGGCGGGGCAACAACCGTACAGATGCTGATGGATGATCCTCGTGTCAAAGCAGGTATGAACATGGATGGCGTATTGTTTGGGGAGAAGCGCATTCCTGCTGAAGGAGTGGGCAAACCGTTTCTCATGATGAGCGCGGACACAACCGTTGCAGGTACAAGTGTCATGAGTGACGACGAGATTGAAGCAATGGGCACGACTCGTCCGGAAGCCGAGAAATACTACAAAGAAGTGTATGCACGTTATGAACCGGTGACCGCGGGAGGGAACTACTGGATGGAGCTGAGTAATACCAAACATCTGAGTTTCTCGGATCTCTATCTGATATCTCCGATTCTTGAATGGTCACAGGGGGTAGATGCAAAGGGAGCTCACCAAATCGTAAATGACACAACAATCGACTTCTTTAATCACTATCTGAAAGGGCAACCGCTCCAGTTGGACAGTGAAGTGGGAGAACACGCATCCTATTCATTGAAAAAAGGGTGA
- a CDS encoding MerR family transcriptional regulator: MNPSSDTYSIGEAAKMIGSTVKTIRYYDEIELLRPSFHTEGGHRLYTPQDVWRLELITTLRYLNFGISDIRKLMSGELGVSQALDLQIEALETQIGTMNSMLSILQQARQREAEDTLHSGQSLTYVSSLVDSLTVNAQKRKKFVSAKMEESHLLDGIPHEWRVSFLHFFDKYMMKDTKLSAQQTLAWKEIQEIINDPAYIADLARLELPFFTMANHPQLEAEAWVKKMETLRIRATEALDQCWPLDSPAVQSMVWDFVMMYASNEHAGDPEVFFRKQARYMLDSVTERILRFNKLCKIVNPEWSQIVDGINLLQEGMRLRLKQMEED; the protein is encoded by the coding sequence TTGAACCCAAGCAGTGATACATATTCGATCGGTGAAGCTGCTAAAATGATCGGCTCGACTGTCAAAACGATTCGTTATTACGATGAAATCGAGTTGCTCCGGCCCTCTTTTCATACGGAAGGTGGTCACCGTCTTTATACACCGCAAGACGTTTGGCGGCTGGAACTCATCACAACGCTTCGCTATTTGAATTTTGGCATATCGGATATTCGCAAGCTGATGTCCGGTGAACTTGGCGTGTCACAGGCGCTGGATCTACAGATTGAAGCCCTGGAAACTCAGATTGGGACAATGAATTCCATGCTCTCCATTCTGCAACAAGCCAGACAACGGGAAGCGGAAGATACACTCCATTCCGGACAGTCCCTTACCTATGTCTCAAGCCTGGTGGATTCGCTGACCGTCAATGCTCAAAAAAGGAAAAAATTCGTTTCCGCCAAAATGGAAGAATCTCACCTGCTGGACGGAATCCCGCACGAATGGAGAGTTTCGTTTCTGCATTTTTTCGACAAATACATGATGAAAGATACAAAGCTGTCAGCCCAACAAACACTGGCATGGAAAGAAATTCAGGAAATCATCAACGATCCGGCCTACATCGCCGATCTGGCCCGTCTCGAACTTCCCTTCTTCACCATGGCGAATCATCCACAGCTTGAAGCAGAAGCCTGGGTAAAAAAAATGGAAACCCTCCGCATTCGTGCCACCGAAGCTCTGGACCAATGTTGGCCGTTAGATAGCCCCGCAGTGCAGAGCATGGTGTGGGATTTTGTGATGATGTACGCCAGTAATGAACATGCTGGAGATCCGGAAGTATTTTTTCGCAAACAGGCTCGATATATGCTCGACTCCGTAACTGAGCGCATCCTTCGTTTTAACAAGCTCTGCAAGATCGTGAATCCTGAATGGAGCCAGATCGTAGACGGCATTAATCTGTTGCAGGAAGGCATGCGACTGCGATTAAAACAAATGGAAGAAGACTGA
- a CDS encoding SDR family oxidoreductase, whose product MANQDQHTMQDPTTQYPKATSDWKQQQEEPGLQREMTPVPDTGEKSYKGSGRLTGRKAVVTGADSGIGRAAAIAFAREGADVVLAYLPEEEADAKEVVKLIEEAGRKAVAIPGDLKDEKYCEELIESAVKELGGIDILANVAGKQQFVEQIADLTTEQFDATFKTNVYSMFWLCKAAVKHMKPGSSIINTSSIQAYKPSPILLDYATTKAAINTFSKALAQQVGSKGIRVNVVAPGPVWTPLQVVGGQPVEKLADFGSNTPLGRAGQPAEMAPAFVFLASQESSYVSGETLNANGGTVSP is encoded by the coding sequence ATGGCTAATCAAGACCAGCACACCATGCAAGATCCGACGACACAATATCCGAAGGCAACATCAGATTGGAAGCAGCAGCAGGAGGAGCCGGGGCTTCAGCGTGAAATGACTCCTGTACCTGATACAGGTGAAAAAAGCTATAAAGGCAGCGGACGTCTGACCGGACGTAAAGCTGTTGTAACCGGAGCCGACAGCGGTATTGGTCGGGCGGCAGCTATCGCTTTTGCCCGTGAAGGCGCGGATGTCGTCCTGGCTTATCTTCCTGAGGAAGAAGCCGATGCGAAGGAAGTGGTCAAGCTGATCGAAGAAGCTGGCCGCAAGGCTGTTGCGATTCCAGGTGACCTCAAGGATGAGAAATACTGCGAAGAACTCATTGAATCTGCTGTGAAAGAGCTCGGCGGGATCGATATTCTCGCCAACGTAGCAGGTAAACAGCAGTTTGTTGAGCAGATCGCCGATCTGACTACAGAACAATTTGATGCGACATTCAAAACCAATGTCTATTCGATGTTCTGGCTCTGTAAAGCAGCTGTGAAACACATGAAGCCAGGCAGCTCCATCATTAACACGTCTTCTATTCAGGCATACAAGCCCTCTCCAATCCTGCTGGATTATGCGACAACAAAGGCAGCAATCAACACCTTCAGCAAGGCGCTGGCGCAACAAGTCGGCAGCAAAGGTATCCGTGTGAATGTTGTCGCACCGGGTCCAGTATGGACACCGCTTCAGGTTGTTGGTGGACAACCCGTAGAAAAGCTTGCAGATTTTGGCTCCAATACGCCACTTGGTCGTGCAGGGCAGCCTGCTGAAATGGCGCCAGCGTTTGTGTTCCTGGCGAGCCAGGAATCGAGCTATGTGAGCGGTGAGACACTGAACGCCAATGGCGGTACAGTTAGTCCGTAA